In Garra rufa chromosome 15, GarRuf1.0, whole genome shotgun sequence, a single genomic region encodes these proteins:
- the adra2b gene encoding alpha-2B adrenergic receptor produces MEGACSAGAGLHGHNINGTGGTSSPTCNQSIIKLAPYTPEATAAFATAITLMILFTIVGNILVIIAVLTSRSLRGPQNLFLVSLAAADILVATLIIPFSLANELMGYWYFRSVWCEIYLALDVLFCTSSIVHLCAISLDRYMSISRAVTYGPKRTPKRIKCAILVVWLISAVISFPPLLSMNKNKGGGDSGGLPQCELNNERWYILYSTIGSFFAPCLIMILVYMRIYQIAKQRTRCPPGEPRKDVPENSATPQHKVHTEGLQNGRGDETPSVLQKKTRPPTLAVSQVESAQGAASPPVGNRLLQPPSTALTPTTLCPSPSPSNSSEMAPHKPKEGKKAKKIVKHTDNNNGESMSSDSDTEQGGRGLEVPCTPSVTPSGIHSPATMQKYRDMIATAKGAKLVARKTKQEGTPNSARRKAMVNREKRFTFVLAVVIGVFVVCWFPFFFSYSLQAVCPEACALPEPLFKFFFWIGYCNSCLNPVIYTIFNKDFRRAFKKILCKNTKGTFF; encoded by the coding sequence ATGGAAGGTGCGTGCTCTGCCGGCGCGGGTCTGCATGGCCACAACATCAATGGCACAGGAGGCACGTCTTCACCGACTTGCAACCAGAGTATCATCAAACTCGCTCCGTACACTCCAGAAGCCACAGCAGCCTTTGCAACAGCCATCACGTTGATGATTCTCTTCACAATCGTTGGCAATATTCTGGTCATCATCGCTGTTTTAACCAGCCGCTCACTTAGAGGACCCCAGAACCTCTTCTTGGTCTCCCTCGCGGCCGCAGACATTTTGGTGGCCACCCTTATCATCCCATTTTCGCTGGCCAATGAACTTATGGGCTACTGGTATTTCCGCTCTGTGTGGTGTGAGATTTACCTGGCGCTGGATGTGTTGTTCTGCACTTCCTCTATAGTACACCTGTGCGCCATCAGTCTAGACCGTTACATGTCTATCTCACGCGCCGTCACGTACGGCCCAAAGCGGACGCCCAAACGCATCAAATGTGCCATTCTGGTGGTGTGGCTGATCTCAGCGGTCATCTCCTTTCCACCGCTACTCTCCATGAACAAGAACAAAGGTGGTGGTGATTCAGGTGGGCTGCCACAGTGTGAGCTGAACAATGAGCGCTGGTACATCTTGTACTCTACTATCGGTTCCTTCTTTGCTCCTTGTCTGATTATGATCTTGGTCTACATGCGGATCTACCAGATCGCCAAGCAGCGCACGCGATGTCCACCAGGGGAGCCCCGCAAGGACGTCCCAGAAAATTCTGCAACCCCTCAGCACAAGGTCCACACGGAGGGTCTACAAAATGGAAGAGGAGATGAAACACCCTCTGTCCTGCAGAAAAAAACAAGGCCTCCGACTCTGGCCGTGTCCCAAGTGGAGTCCGCCCAGGGGGCGGCAAGCCCCCCAGTTGGTAACAGGCTTCTGCAACCTCCTTCAACAGCACTGACACCGACCACACTGTGCCCCTCCCCGTCTCCTTCAAACTCATCTGAAATGGCTCCTCATAAACCTAAAGAGGGGAAAAAGGCGAAGAAGATCGTGAAACACACTGACAACAATAATGGAGAAAGCATGAGCTCCGACTCGGACACCGAGCAAGGTGGACGAGGGTTAGAGGTCCCCTGCACCCCGAGCGTAACGCCCAGCGGCATCCATTCCCCCGCCACCATGCAGAAATACAGAGACATGATTGCTACCGCCAAAGGCGCCAAGCTGGTGGCCCGGAAGACGAAGCAAGAAGGAACACCCAACTCAGCACGGCGCAAAGCTATGGTGAACCGAGAGAAACGCTTCACCTTCGTGCTGGCCGTGGTAATTGGCGTTTTTGTCGTCTGCTGGTTCCCTTTCTTCTTCTCGTACAGCCTACAGGCTGTGTGCCCGGAGGCGTGCGCCCTGCCAGAGCCGCTCTTCAAGTTCTTCTTCTGGATCGGCTACTGCAACAGCTGCCTCAACCCAGTCATCTACACCATCTTCAACAAAGACTTCCGCAGAGCCTTCAAAAAGATTCTCTGCAAGAACACCAAAGGCACATTCTTCTGA
- the dusp2 gene encoding dual specificity protein phosphatase 2, whose protein sequence is MGIGEPLEISGSELVHILRTPSELFASGGCIVLDCRPFLAFSRAHILESRNVNWNSMLRRRSKSSVVCLEWLVADKSLLAQLRNGDFSPVVVLDDNSRSVRDLKSESLASLLISALQAEVQSDSTHICFLQGGFEGFFALYPELCFKPPVMCSNYPALGDSEPIVSGRKTPLYDQGGPVEILPFLFLGSAHHSSRRETLERCGITAVLNVSSSCPNLFEEELQYKTLKVEDSLAADIRILFPEAIHFIESIKESGGRVLVHCQAGISRSATICLAYLIHARRVSLDEAFDFVKRRRQVISPNLAFMGQLLQFETDVLCPYPVLDRENSGTAF, encoded by the exons ATGGGTATTGGCGAGCCTCTCGAGATCTCAGGTAGTGAGTTGGTTCATATTTTGCGGACTCCCTCTGAGCTCTTCGCGTCTGGGGGATGCATCGTGTTGGACTGTCGGCCGTTCCTCGCCTTCTCCAGAGCTCACATCCTCGAGTCTCGCAATGTCAACTGGAATTCAATGCTGAGACGGAGATCCAAGAGCTCCGTCGTGTGTCTGGAATGGCTGGTGGCCGATAAGTCGCTCCTGGCCCAGCTGAGGAACGGGGACTTTTCTCCGGTGGTGGTCCTGGATGACAACAGTCGGTCCGTCAGAGATCTGAAGAGCGAGAGTCTGGCCAGTCTCCTCATCAGTGCCCTTCAGGCAGAGGTCCAGTCTGACTCGACGCACATTTGCTTTTTACAAG GTGGATTCGAAGGATTCTTCGCACTTTATCCAGAGCTCTGCTTTAAACCTCCGGTCATGTGCTCAAATTATCCTGCTCTCGGTGATTCAGAGCCCATTGTTTCTGGAAGAAAGACTCCTCTTTATGACCAG GGTGGTCCAGTTGAAATCCTTCCCTTTTTGTTTCTGGGCAGTGCGCATCACTCATCCAGACGGGAGACTTTGGAGCGATGTGGGATCACGGCTGTACTCAATGTGTCCTCTTCTTGTCCGAACCTGTTTGAGGAAGAACTTCAGTACAAAACTTTGAAGGTGGAGGACAGTCTGGCCGCAGACATTCGCATCCTCTTTCCAGAAGCCATCCACTTCATTG AATCAATAAAAGAGAGTGGTGGTCGAGTACTAGTCCACTGTCAAGCAGGAATCTCCCGGTCAGCCACCATCTGCCTCGCATACCTCATTCACGCTCGACGGGTCAGTCTGGACGAGGCCTTTGACTTCGTAAAGCGCCGCAGACAAGTCATCTCACCCAATTTAGCCTTCATGGGACAACTTCTTCAGTTTGAGACAGACGTTTTGTGCCCCTATCCTGTTCTAGACAGAGAAAACAGTGGCACTgcgttttaa
- the LOC141287644 gene encoding izumo sperm-egg fusion protein 1 — MAFAFLFGWLLILGSCPSVSCCLQCDQVVRYVHEDFLSSVKGITVRDQIELKQIIEQAYVNYRDTSRLFRGVIDPTTLYRARTEYQSEFKRHWKEDRTESIQWDMIIIVEKGKRILQKHLEIFVAQGLCPNKCGLLYQRVMNCTSCQYGLFTCLPATPPLDCGEHHVEADEGEEVVLDCFLPWHALVVGQTEYHYSWHPGEKNLPHEGEYEALVVTEESKIVLNQLKVNEEGTYRCLLQDQRGTALSRMYFKLKVKPLPSTTPRLIVTLPSLPSGYDSTPHSLQRSSFIIILVLLTVVSITGSFVIIVNLSYSFLVDKQIRSHLVNALLLML; from the exons ATGGCTTTTGCATTTCTTTTTGGCTGGCTTTTGATTCTGGGTTCATGTCCCAGTGTAAGCTGCTGTCTGCAGTGTGACCAAGTGGTTCGTTATGTGCATGAAGACTTCCTGTCTTCAGTTAAAGGCATCACTGTCCGTGATCAGATCGAACTGAAACAAATCATTGAGCAAGCTTACGTCAACTATCGGGACACCAGCAGGCTGTTTCGTGGTGTCATAG ATCCTACAACGCTCTATCGTGCACGGACAGAATATCAGAGTGAATTCAAGAGGCACTGGAAAGAAGACAGGACAG AGTCTATCCAGTGGGATATGATTATTATAGTGGAGAAAGGAAAGAGAATCCTTCAGAAACATTTGGAGATTTTTGTTGCCCAAG GTCTGTGTCCAAATAAATGCG GGCTGTTGTATCAGAGAGTGATGAACTGCACTTCCTGTCAGTATGGGCTCTTTACATGCTTACCAGCCACGCCGCCACTAGACTGTGGAG AGCATCATGTTGAGGCAGATGAAGGAGAGGAGGTGGTGCTGGACTGTTTCCTGCCCTGGCACGCTCTTGTAGTTGGACAGACCGAGTACCATTACTCCTGGCATCCTGGAGAAAAAAAT CTGCCACATGAAGGAGAATATGAGGCGCTGGTTGTGACAGAGGAGTCTAAAATTGTCCTCAATCAGCTGAAAGTCAACGAGGAAGGCACGTACCGCTGCCTCCTACAGGATCAAAGGGGTACTGCGCTGTCTCGCATGTATTTCAAACTGAAAG TCAAACCACTGCCGTCTACAACTCCTAGACTGATTGTGACGTTGCCGTCTCTGCCCTCGGGTTATGATTCCACACCTCACAGCCTTCAGAGGAGCAGTTTCATCATTATTCTGGTTTTACTGACTGTAGTCAGCATCACAGGCAGCTTTGTCATCATAGTGAACCTCAG TTATTCATTTCTAGTGGACAAACAAATCCGTTCCCATTTAGTGAACGCGCTTTTGTTGATGCTGTGA